The following is a genomic window from Salinibacterium sp. UTAS2018.
GTGTTCGACACCGGGCGCGTGCGCCCACCCTCAGCGAGGCCGCGACGCAACCCTGCCCAGAGCACCGGGCGTTGCTGCGAGCGCCGAATCGTGCGGATCCAGCGACGGATGCTCGAAGCACCGTACATCGCTTTCTCCCATGCCTTGAGGCCTCGCGAATAACGCATCAGCCACACCTTGTTGCGCACTTCAAAGAAGAATCGCTCACCGGGGTCGAGGTCGGTGGAGCCGAGGAGCTTTGTCTTGTGCACGACAACACTGGCGGGCACGAAAATGCCGCGGCTGCTGCGCAAGAGTCGAGTAGAAAACTCGAAGTCGTCGTTCCAGATGAAATAGTCGGCTACCGGAAGCCCCCATTGGCGCACCGCTGCAGCAGAAACAAACATCGACACGAACGATGAGCTACGCACGGCGAGCGTTGAGGCCGCCTGCGCTGCCGACTTTTCGGCCGCGCTCACGAATGGCTTCTCGCGCGGAGTGTT
Proteins encoded in this region:
- a CDS encoding glycosyltransferase, producing MPQVSRVVAVVVAYNRRELLMEALAALAAQSRTLDAIVVVDNASDDGSGDAVRASFPAVDLVTLERNTGGAGGFAAGMAHALEAHDPTWLWLMDDDTIPTPSAAAELVAAVEAQPEVTIAGSRVIWTDGQDHPMNTPREKPFVSAAEKSAAQAASTLAVRSSSFVSMFVSAAAVRQWGLPVADYFIWNDDFEFSTRLLRSSRGIFVPASVVVHKTKLLGSTDLDPGERFFFEVRNKVWLMRYSRGLKAWEKAMYGASSIRRWIRTIRRSQQRPVLWAGLRRGLAEGGRTRPVSNTDYFADLPAVANAVARVEAARE